The Rhinolophus sinicus isolate RSC01 linkage group LG09, ASM3656204v1, whole genome shotgun sequence genome includes a window with the following:
- the DDX56 gene encoding putative ATP-dependent RNA helicase DDX56 isoform X2 — translation MADPEVLGFEHMGLDPRLLQAVTDLGWSRPTLIQEKAIPLALEGKDLLARARTGSGKTAAYAIPMLQLLLHRKATGPVAEQAVRGLVLVPTKELARQAQSMIQQLAAYCSRDIRVANVSAADDAASQRAVLMEKPDVVVGTPSRILSHLQQDSLKLRDSLELLVMDEADLLFSFGFEEELKSLLCHLPRICQAFLMSATFNEDVQTLKELVLHNPVTLKLQESQLPGPEQLQQFQVVCATEEDKFLLLCALLKLSLVRGKSLIFVNTLERSYRLRLFLEQLSIPTCVLNGELPVRSRCHIISQFNQGFYDCVIATDAEVLGAPPKGKHRGKGPKGDRASDPEAGVARGIDFHHVCAVLNFDLPPTPEAYIHRAGRTARANNPGTVLTFVLPTEQPHLSRIEELLGGETGAPALLPYQFRMEEIEGFRYRCRDAMRSVTKQAIREARLKEIKEELLRSEKLKTYFEDNPKDLQLLRHDLPLHPAVVKPHLGHVPDYLVPPALRGLVCPHRKRKKPCPSKKAKLTCDLAPQKVKAHNPLRSFRHRGEKHRPTAAPS, via the exons ATGGCGGACCCAGAGGTGTTGGGATTCGAACACATGGGCCTCGACCCCCGGCTCCTGCAG GCCGTCACCGACCTGGGCTGGTCGCGGCCCACGCTGATCCAGGAAAAGGCCATCCCGCTGGCCCTGGAGGGGAAGGACCTCCTGGCTCGGGCCCGCACTGGCTCGGGGAAGACGGCCGCTTATGCCATTCCgatgctgcagctgctgctccaCAGGAAGGCG ACGGGCCCCGTGGCAGAGCAGGCTGTGAGAGGCCTTGTCCTCGTGCCCACCAAGGAGCTGGCACGGCAGGCCCAGTCCATGATTCAGCAGCTGGCAGCCTACTGTTCCCGAGACATCCGGGTGGCCAATGTATCAGCTGCTGATGACGCGGCCTCTCAGAG AGCTGTGCTGATGGAGAAGCCTGATGTAGTGGTGGGGACCCCCTCGCGCATACTAAGCCACTTGCAGCAAGACAGTTTGAAGCTGCGAGACTCCCTGGAGCTGCTGGTGATGGATGAGGCTGACCTTCTCTTTTCATTTGGCTTTGAGGAAGAGCTCAAGAGTCTTCTCTG TCACTTGCCGCGGATTTGTCAGGCTTTTCTGATGTCGGCTACTTTTAATGAGGATGTACAAACACTAAAGGAGCTGGTACTGCATAACCCG GTCACCCTCAAGTTGCAAGAGTCCCAGCTGCCAGGGCCAGAGCAGCTGCAGCAGTTTCAGGTGGTGTGTGCCACTGAGGAAGACAAGTTTCTGTTGCTGTGCGCGCTGCTCAAGCTGTCGCTGGTCCGGGGCAAGTCCCTGATCTTCGTCAACACGCTGGAGCGCAGTTACCGGCTGCGCCTGTTCCTGGAGCAGCTCAGCATCCCCACCTGCGTGCTCAACGGAGAGCTCCCTGTGCGCTCCAG GTGCCACATCATCTCACAGTTCAACCAGGGCTTCTATGACTGTGTCATAGCAACTGATGCCGAAGTCCTGGGGGCCCCGCCCAAAGGCAAGCATCGGGGTAAAGGACCCAAGGGGGACAG GGCCTCCGATCCCGAGGCAGGCGTGGCCCGGGGCATCGACTTCCACCACGTGTGTGCCGTGCTCAACTTcgacctgccccccacccccgaggCCTACATCCATCGAGCCGGCAG GACGGCACGTGCCAACAACCCAGGCACAGTCCTGACCTTCGTGCTGCCCACAGAGCAGCCCCACCTGAGCAGGATTGAGGAGCTTCTTGGTGGCG AGACCGGGGCCCCCGCGTTGCTTCCCTACCAGTTCCGCATGGAGGAGATTGAAGGCTTCCGCTACCGCTGCAGG GATGCCATGCGCTCAGTGACTAAGCAAGCCATTCGAGAGGCGAGGCTGAAGGAGATCAAGGAGGAACTCCTGCGCTCGGAGAAGCTCAAG ACGTACTTTGAAGACAATCCCAAGGACCTGCAGCTGCTACGGCACGACCTGCCCTTGCATCCGGCTGTGGTGAAGCCGCACCTGGGCCACGTGCCCGACTACCTGG TTCCTCCTGCTCTTCGAGGCCTCGTCTGCCCTCATAGGAAGCGGAAGAAGCCGTGCCCCTCTAAGAAGGCCAAG CTGACCTGCGACCTTGCCCCACAGAAGGTGAAGGCCCACAACCCACTGCGCAGCTTCCGGCACAGAGGAGAGAAGCACAGGCCGACGGCAGCGCCCTCCTGA
- the TMED4 gene encoding transmembrane emp24 domain-containing protein 4 isoform X2, giving the protein MWDKQKEVFLPSTPGLGMHVEVKDPEGKVVLSRQYGSEGRFTFTSHTPGDHQICLHSNSTRMALFAGGRLRVHLDIQVGEHANNYPEIAAKDKLTELQLRARQLLDQVEQIQKEQDYQRYREERFRLTSESTNQRVLWWSIAQTVILILTGIWQMRHLKSFFEAKKLV; this is encoded by the exons ATGTGGGATAAGCAGAAGGAAGTcttcctgccctccacccccggCCTGGGTATGCACGTGGAAGTGAAGGACCCCGAAGGCAAG GTGGTGCTGTCCCGGCAGTACGGCTCCGAGGGCCGCTTCACCTTCACGTCCCACACCCCTGGGGACCATCAGATCTGCCTGCACTCCAACTCGACCAGGATGGCACTCTTTGCTGGTGGCAGACTG CGTGTGCACCTAGACATCCAGGTTGGAGAGCATGCCAACAACTACCCTGAGATTGCTGCCAAGGACAAACTGACGGAGCTGCAGCTCCGAGCTCGCCAGCTGCTTGATCAAGTGGAACAGATCCAGAAGGAGCAGgattaccaaagg TATCGTGAAGAGCGCTTTCGTCTGACCAGTGAGAGCACCAACCAGAGGGTCCTGTGGTGGTCCATCGCTCAGACTGTCATCCTCATCCTCACTGGCATCTGGCAGATGCGGCACCTGAAGAGCTTCTTTGAGGCCAAGAAGCTGGTGTAG
- the TMED4 gene encoding transmembrane emp24 domain-containing protein 4 isoform X1, with amino-acid sequence MAGVWAGRRRLMGRPALLLLALCAVGARGLYFHIGETEKRCFIEEIPDETMVIGNYRTQMWDKQKEVFLPSTPGLGMHVEVKDPEGKVVLSRQYGSEGRFTFTSHTPGDHQICLHSNSTRMALFAGGRLRVHLDIQVGEHANNYPEIAAKDKLTELQLRARQLLDQVEQIQKEQDYQRYREERFRLTSESTNQRVLWWSIAQTVILILTGIWQMRHLKSFFEAKKLV; translated from the exons ATGGCAGGTGTCTGGGCCGGGCGGCGACGGTTGATGGGGAGACCGGCGTTGCTGCTGCTCGCGCTGTGCGCGGTGGGCGCCCGGGGGCTCTACTTCCACATCGGCGAGACCGAGAAGCGCTGCTTCATCGAGGAAATCCCCGACGAGACCATGGTCATCG ggaacTACCGCACCCAGATGTGGGATAAGCAGAAGGAAGTcttcctgccctccacccccggCCTGGGTATGCACGTGGAAGTGAAGGACCCCGAAGGCAAG GTGGTGCTGTCCCGGCAGTACGGCTCCGAGGGCCGCTTCACCTTCACGTCCCACACCCCTGGGGACCATCAGATCTGCCTGCACTCCAACTCGACCAGGATGGCACTCTTTGCTGGTGGCAGACTG CGTGTGCACCTAGACATCCAGGTTGGAGAGCATGCCAACAACTACCCTGAGATTGCTGCCAAGGACAAACTGACGGAGCTGCAGCTCCGAGCTCGCCAGCTGCTTGATCAAGTGGAACAGATCCAGAAGGAGCAGgattaccaaagg TATCGTGAAGAGCGCTTTCGTCTGACCAGTGAGAGCACCAACCAGAGGGTCCTGTGGTGGTCCATCGCTCAGACTGTCATCCTCATCCTCACTGGCATCTGGCAGATGCGGCACCTGAAGAGCTTCTTTGAGGCCAAGAAGCTGGTGTAG
- the DDX56 gene encoding putative ATP-dependent RNA helicase DDX56 isoform X3: MADPEVLGFEHMGLDPRLLQAVTDLGWSRPTLIQEKAIPLALEGKDLLARARTGSGKTAAYAIPMLQLLLHRKATGPVAEQAVRGLVLVPTKELARQAQSMIQQLAAYCSRDIRVANVSAADDAASQRAVLMEKPDVVVGTPSRILSHLQQDSLKLRDSLELLVMDEADLLFSFGFEEELKSLLCHLPRICQAFLMSATFNEDVQTLKELVLHNPVTLKLQESQLPGPEQLQQFQVVCATEEDKFLLLCALLKLSLVRGKSLIFVNTLERSYRLRLFLEQLSIPTCVLNGELPVRSRCHIISQFNQGFYDCVIATDAEVLGAPPKGKHRGKGPKGDRASDPEAGVARGIDFHHVCAVLNFDLPPTPEAYIHRAGRTARANNPGTVLTFVLPTEQPHLSRIEELLGGETGAPALLPYQFRMEEIEGFRYRCRDAMRSVTKQAIREARLKEIKEELLRSEKLKTYFEDNPKDLQLLRHDLPLHPAVVKPHLGHVPDYLVPPALRGLVCPHRKRKKPCPSKKAKKVKAHNPLRSFRHRGEKHRPTAAPS, encoded by the exons ATGGCGGACCCAGAGGTGTTGGGATTCGAACACATGGGCCTCGACCCCCGGCTCCTGCAG GCCGTCACCGACCTGGGCTGGTCGCGGCCCACGCTGATCCAGGAAAAGGCCATCCCGCTGGCCCTGGAGGGGAAGGACCTCCTGGCTCGGGCCCGCACTGGCTCGGGGAAGACGGCCGCTTATGCCATTCCgatgctgcagctgctgctccaCAGGAAGGCG ACGGGCCCCGTGGCAGAGCAGGCTGTGAGAGGCCTTGTCCTCGTGCCCACCAAGGAGCTGGCACGGCAGGCCCAGTCCATGATTCAGCAGCTGGCAGCCTACTGTTCCCGAGACATCCGGGTGGCCAATGTATCAGCTGCTGATGACGCGGCCTCTCAGAG AGCTGTGCTGATGGAGAAGCCTGATGTAGTGGTGGGGACCCCCTCGCGCATACTAAGCCACTTGCAGCAAGACAGTTTGAAGCTGCGAGACTCCCTGGAGCTGCTGGTGATGGATGAGGCTGACCTTCTCTTTTCATTTGGCTTTGAGGAAGAGCTCAAGAGTCTTCTCTG TCACTTGCCGCGGATTTGTCAGGCTTTTCTGATGTCGGCTACTTTTAATGAGGATGTACAAACACTAAAGGAGCTGGTACTGCATAACCCG GTCACCCTCAAGTTGCAAGAGTCCCAGCTGCCAGGGCCAGAGCAGCTGCAGCAGTTTCAGGTGGTGTGTGCCACTGAGGAAGACAAGTTTCTGTTGCTGTGCGCGCTGCTCAAGCTGTCGCTGGTCCGGGGCAAGTCCCTGATCTTCGTCAACACGCTGGAGCGCAGTTACCGGCTGCGCCTGTTCCTGGAGCAGCTCAGCATCCCCACCTGCGTGCTCAACGGAGAGCTCCCTGTGCGCTCCAG GTGCCACATCATCTCACAGTTCAACCAGGGCTTCTATGACTGTGTCATAGCAACTGATGCCGAAGTCCTGGGGGCCCCGCCCAAAGGCAAGCATCGGGGTAAAGGACCCAAGGGGGACAG GGCCTCCGATCCCGAGGCAGGCGTGGCCCGGGGCATCGACTTCCACCACGTGTGTGCCGTGCTCAACTTcgacctgccccccacccccgaggCCTACATCCATCGAGCCGGCAG GACGGCACGTGCCAACAACCCAGGCACAGTCCTGACCTTCGTGCTGCCCACAGAGCAGCCCCACCTGAGCAGGATTGAGGAGCTTCTTGGTGGCG AGACCGGGGCCCCCGCGTTGCTTCCCTACCAGTTCCGCATGGAGGAGATTGAAGGCTTCCGCTACCGCTGCAGG GATGCCATGCGCTCAGTGACTAAGCAAGCCATTCGAGAGGCGAGGCTGAAGGAGATCAAGGAGGAACTCCTGCGCTCGGAGAAGCTCAAG ACGTACTTTGAAGACAATCCCAAGGACCTGCAGCTGCTACGGCACGACCTGCCCTTGCATCCGGCTGTGGTGAAGCCGCACCTGGGCCACGTGCCCGACTACCTGG TTCCTCCTGCTCTTCGAGGCCTCGTCTGCCCTCATAGGAAGCGGAAGAAGCCGTGCCCCTCTAAGAAGGCCAAG AAGGTGAAGGCCCACAACCCACTGCGCAGCTTCCGGCACAGAGGAGAGAAGCACAGGCCGACGGCAGCGCCCTCCTGA
- the DDX56 gene encoding putative ATP-dependent RNA helicase DDX56 isoform X1, giving the protein MADPEVLGFEHMGLDPRLLQAVTDLGWSRPTLIQEKAIPLALEGKDLLARARTGSGKTAAYAIPMLQLLLHRKATGPVAEQAVRGLVLVPTKELARQAQSMIQQLAAYCSRDIRVANVSAADDAASQRAVLMEKPDVVVGTPSRILSHLQQDSLKLRDSLELLVMDEADLLFSFGFEEELKSLLCHLPRICQAFLMSATFNEDVQTLKELVLHNPVTLKLQESQLPGPEQLQQFQVVCATEEDKFLLLCALLKLSLVRGKSLIFVNTLERSYRLRLFLEQLSIPTCVLNGELPVRSRCHIISQFNQGFYDCVIATDAEVLGAPPKGKHRGKGPKGDRASDPEAGVARGIDFHHVCAVLNFDLPPTPEAYIHRAGRTARANNPGTVLTFVLPTEQPHLSRIEELLGGETGAPALLPYQFRMEEIEGFRYRCRDAMRSVTKQAIREARLKEIKEELLRSEKLKTYFEDNPKDLQLLRHDLPLHPAVVKPHLGHVPDYLEGEGPQPTAQLPAQRREAQADGSALLRWSRQRRLSRVGSGPPPPWTDGFWGQPAGCALRTIKILAAPCASCGGGRGIPRNHFQGPGLAACTPCPHEQQCSSGTPAPIQVSCQPIATPVASLPGVTPPSPRPLTLRNEVHPPPHALHGRVSLLSPEPALPCSRQPLRESEVEGLRVLRLRFVLALHAQAAPTGQPPSRRPGLPASRCPEQVSLTALWCQCQHHLGCGGGVGRWPPRCSI; this is encoded by the exons ATGGCGGACCCAGAGGTGTTGGGATTCGAACACATGGGCCTCGACCCCCGGCTCCTGCAG GCCGTCACCGACCTGGGCTGGTCGCGGCCCACGCTGATCCAGGAAAAGGCCATCCCGCTGGCCCTGGAGGGGAAGGACCTCCTGGCTCGGGCCCGCACTGGCTCGGGGAAGACGGCCGCTTATGCCATTCCgatgctgcagctgctgctccaCAGGAAGGCG ACGGGCCCCGTGGCAGAGCAGGCTGTGAGAGGCCTTGTCCTCGTGCCCACCAAGGAGCTGGCACGGCAGGCCCAGTCCATGATTCAGCAGCTGGCAGCCTACTGTTCCCGAGACATCCGGGTGGCCAATGTATCAGCTGCTGATGACGCGGCCTCTCAGAG AGCTGTGCTGATGGAGAAGCCTGATGTAGTGGTGGGGACCCCCTCGCGCATACTAAGCCACTTGCAGCAAGACAGTTTGAAGCTGCGAGACTCCCTGGAGCTGCTGGTGATGGATGAGGCTGACCTTCTCTTTTCATTTGGCTTTGAGGAAGAGCTCAAGAGTCTTCTCTG TCACTTGCCGCGGATTTGTCAGGCTTTTCTGATGTCGGCTACTTTTAATGAGGATGTACAAACACTAAAGGAGCTGGTACTGCATAACCCG GTCACCCTCAAGTTGCAAGAGTCCCAGCTGCCAGGGCCAGAGCAGCTGCAGCAGTTTCAGGTGGTGTGTGCCACTGAGGAAGACAAGTTTCTGTTGCTGTGCGCGCTGCTCAAGCTGTCGCTGGTCCGGGGCAAGTCCCTGATCTTCGTCAACACGCTGGAGCGCAGTTACCGGCTGCGCCTGTTCCTGGAGCAGCTCAGCATCCCCACCTGCGTGCTCAACGGAGAGCTCCCTGTGCGCTCCAG GTGCCACATCATCTCACAGTTCAACCAGGGCTTCTATGACTGTGTCATAGCAACTGATGCCGAAGTCCTGGGGGCCCCGCCCAAAGGCAAGCATCGGGGTAAAGGACCCAAGGGGGACAG GGCCTCCGATCCCGAGGCAGGCGTGGCCCGGGGCATCGACTTCCACCACGTGTGTGCCGTGCTCAACTTcgacctgccccccacccccgaggCCTACATCCATCGAGCCGGCAG GACGGCACGTGCCAACAACCCAGGCACAGTCCTGACCTTCGTGCTGCCCACAGAGCAGCCCCACCTGAGCAGGATTGAGGAGCTTCTTGGTGGCG AGACCGGGGCCCCCGCGTTGCTTCCCTACCAGTTCCGCATGGAGGAGATTGAAGGCTTCCGCTACCGCTGCAGG GATGCCATGCGCTCAGTGACTAAGCAAGCCATTCGAGAGGCGAGGCTGAAGGAGATCAAGGAGGAACTCCTGCGCTCGGAGAAGCTCAAG ACGTACTTTGAAGACAATCCCAAGGACCTGCAGCTGCTACGGCACGACCTGCCCTTGCATCCGGCTGTGGTGAAGCCGCACCTGGGCCACGTGCCCGACTACCTGG AAGGTGAAGGCCCACAACCCACTGCGCAGCTTCCGGCACAGAGGAGAGAAGCACAGGCCGACGGCAGCGCCCTCCTGAGGTGGTCCAGGCAGCGGCGGCTGAGCAGAGTGGGGAGCGGGCCCCCGCCCCCCTGGACTGACGGGTTTTGGGGCCAGCCTGCTGGTTGTGCCTTAAGGACAATAAAGATTCTAGCTGCCCCGTGTGCCTCCTGCGGAGGGGGGCGGGGCATCCCTAGAAACCACTTCCAGGGGCCAGGCCTGGCTGCCTGCACGCCGTGCCCGCATGAGCAGCAGTGTAGCTCGGGGACACCCGCCCCCATCCAGGTCTCTTGCCAGCCCATAGCCACCCCTGTGGCCTCCCTGCCTGGGGTCACGCCGCCCAGCCCCCGTCCCCTCACGCTCAGAAACGAggtccacccccccccccatgcccTACATGGCAGAGTCAGCCTGCTGTCCCCTGAGCCCGCACTGCCCTGCTCGCGTCAGCCCTTGCGTGAGTCTGAGGTGGAGGGACTCCGTGTGTTGCGCCTGCGCTTCGTTCTTGCACTCCACGCCCAGGCAGCCCCCACAGGACAGCCTCCCAGCCGCAGGCCGGGTCTCCCAGCTTCTCGCTGTCCCGAGCAGGTGTCCTTGACTGCCCTCTGGTGCcagtgtcagcatcacctggggtgCGGTGGGGGCGTCGGGAGATGGCCGCCACGCTGCAGTATTTGA